From a single Gracilimonas sp. genomic region:
- a CDS encoding alanine/glycine:cation symporter family protein, producing the protein MWGYPLVILLVGGGLFFLISSGFTPFRFFFHAIDLVRGKYDNPDDPGDINHFEALSTALASTVGMGNISGVAVAIFMGGPGALFWMWMSAIVGMATKFFTCTLSIMYRGEDTQGKIQGGPMYVIREGLSSKWMPLAYLFAMAGLFGPLPIFQTNQLVQILRDFIYIPNGWVEADAAFTGNLITGIVLVGLVSLVIFGGITKIGKVASKLVPSMVVIYVVSVLFILAVHIADIPYYLGLIVTDAFTGKAVMGGAVGQLIIIGVQRAAFSNEAGIGTESLAHGASKTKEPVREGLVAMMEPAIDTLLVCTMTALAILVTGVWQSTEANGVTLTLNAFNEALPAFGTYLLIISVLTFSVSSMLSYSYYGSKCLGFLLGAERQHLYNYFYVFSIIFGAVASLDAVINLIDGMFALMAIPTVTSALLLSKKVRLASKDYFTRLKNGEFKEYLEKK; encoded by the coding sequence ATGTGGGGATATCCCCTTGTCATTTTATTAGTGGGGGGCGGACTCTTTTTCCTGATCTCATCCGGATTCACTCCCTTTCGGTTTTTCTTTCATGCCATAGACCTGGTTCGGGGTAAATATGACAACCCGGATGATCCCGGCGATATTAACCACTTTGAAGCTCTTTCCACAGCATTGGCTTCGACCGTGGGGATGGGAAACATCAGTGGTGTTGCAGTTGCGATTTTTATGGGTGGTCCCGGCGCGCTGTTCTGGATGTGGATGAGCGCCATTGTTGGAATGGCAACCAAATTTTTCACCTGTACACTTTCCATTATGTATCGCGGAGAAGACACCCAGGGCAAAATTCAGGGTGGACCGATGTATGTAATCCGGGAAGGACTCAGCAGCAAATGGATGCCTCTGGCTTACCTGTTCGCGATGGCGGGGTTATTTGGTCCTCTGCCGATTTTTCAAACCAACCAGCTGGTACAGATTTTAAGAGACTTTATTTACATACCGAACGGATGGGTTGAAGCAGATGCCGCCTTTACCGGAAACCTGATCACCGGAATTGTGCTTGTTGGTCTGGTTTCGCTGGTCATTTTTGGTGGGATTACCAAAATCGGGAAGGTAGCTTCAAAGCTGGTTCCCTCCATGGTTGTGATCTATGTGGTTTCGGTACTATTTATTTTAGCCGTTCACATTGCAGACATTCCCTACTATTTAGGGCTGATTGTAACAGACGCCTTCACCGGAAAAGCCGTGATGGGCGGAGCTGTAGGACAGTTGATTATTATCGGGGTTCAGCGGGCTGCTTTTTCAAATGAAGCTGGAATCGGGACAGAGTCGCTGGCACACGGTGCGTCAAAAACCAAAGAACCTGTTCGGGAAGGATTGGTAGCTATGATGGAACCTGCCATCGATACATTGCTGGTATGTACCATGACGGCCCTTGCGATTTTGGTAACCGGTGTATGGCAATCCACGGAAGCCAATGGGGTAACGCTTACTCTCAACGCTTTTAACGAAGCTCTTCCTGCATTCGGTACGTACTTATTGATTATATCCGTACTGACTTTCAGCGTAAGCTCCATGCTTTCCTACTCCTATTATGGCTCAAAATGTTTGGGCTTCCTGTTAGGTGCGGAAAGGCAGCATCTCTACAATTACTTCTATGTGTTCTCCATAATCTTTGGAGCAGTGGCTTCGCTGGATGCGGTCATCAACCTGATTGATGGTATGTTTGCCCTTATGGCCATACCTACGGTGACTTCCGCTTTATTACTTTCCAAGAAAGTAAGGCTGGCCTCGAAAGATTACTTCACCCGCCTGAAAAACGGCGAGTTTAAAGAGTATTTGGAGAAGAAATAA
- the tnpA gene encoding IS200/IS605 family transposase has translation MPFIKMYGHFVWATKSRKKLLSLDNKNILCQHIREYSKAKQIHLLNINGWHDHLHALISISSDQNIQTIMNLIKGESSYWANRNLSLPEKFGWQEEYFAVSVGESQLKRVNGYIDKQEKHHQVKPFSEEYEEFIKNYRFHSK, from the coding sequence ATGCCATTTATAAAAATGTATGGGCATTTTGTTTGGGCTACAAAAAGTAGAAAAAAGCTTTTAAGTCTGGATAATAAAAATATTCTGTGCCAACACATTCGGGAGTATTCAAAAGCCAAGCAGATTCACCTCTTGAATATTAATGGCTGGCATGATCATCTTCATGCTTTAATTTCAATATCGTCTGATCAGAACATTCAGACGATCATGAACCTGATAAAAGGGGAGTCTTCATATTGGGCAAACAGAAACCTCTCGCTTCCTGAGAAGTTTGGTTGGCAAGAAGAGTATTTCGCTGTGTCAGTAGGGGAATCACAACTGAAAAGAGTAAACGGCTACATTGATAAACAAGAAAAGCATCATCAGGTAAAGCCTTTTTCAGAAGAATATGAGGAGTTTATCAAAAACTATCGTTTTCATTCTAAGTAA
- a CDS encoding zinc-dependent metalloprotease codes for MKRAFTFVVMMLVASQVSAQIPSISEKTEGLTKTEGYFDYYFDESKDQIWLEVDKLNTEFLYVNSLTAGIGSNDIGLDRGQLGDTRVVYFERRGPKVLMVQPNYEYRAETDNELEKKSVREAFASSIIAGFEVAAEEDGKVLIDLTSFLLRDAHGVTNTLRRSNQGSYSLDKSRSALYKEGTMNFPQNTEFEATLTFDGSNPGGYVRSVVPTPEAITVRQHHSFIELPDDGYEKRAMDPRSGYFGISYQDYGTPIDQDLTKRFIARHRLEKKNPEAEMSEPVEPIVYYLDNGTPEPVRSALLDGARWWNEAFEAAGYKDAFIVKILPEDAHPLDVRYNVIQWIHRSTRGWSYGSSVTDPRTGEIIKGHVSLGSLRVRQDFLIAVGLLAPYGNDELNTTMQEMALARIRQLSAHEVGHTIGIAHNFAASVTNDASVMDYPHPQPKLVNGEIDLSEPYDVGIGEWDKVAVAYGYQDFPEGTDEKEALDEILEEAYDSGLKYISDTDARPQSGAHPDAHLWDFGSDPATQLSTILEIRKEALENFGEANLKSGEPMAELEDALVPMYFFHRYQLEGTVKLIGGLDYSYNMKGDNLSAPKIVAKSTQQKALDEMLKAIEPATLAIPENLLELIPPRPSSLGYSRELFNGNAGPAMDALGIAETAADLPVSLILNAERANRLVEYGARDNNLSLETVLDELIDASWNRKSQNGYLGSIQRVVNHVVLKNMIELAADNDANPVTKAITHKKLTDLQSKLSGKKDADSQYAVYTIGRFLTNPEEFEVEDAPAPPPGSPIGSGSMIYCDF; via the coding sequence ATGAAAAGAGCGTTTACTTTTGTTGTGATGATGCTTGTGGCCAGCCAGGTATCAGCACAAATCCCGTCTATATCCGAAAAAACAGAAGGCCTTACTAAAACCGAAGGATATTTTGATTACTACTTCGATGAATCAAAAGACCAGATTTGGTTAGAGGTCGATAAACTGAATACCGAATTCTTATACGTGAATTCATTAACGGCAGGTATCGGTTCTAATGATATTGGGTTAGACCGGGGACAACTTGGGGATACCCGGGTAGTTTATTTTGAGCGCCGGGGACCGAAAGTTCTCATGGTTCAGCCTAACTACGAATATCGGGCAGAAACAGATAATGAGCTGGAAAAGAAATCGGTTCGGGAGGCTTTTGCCTCATCCATTATTGCCGGGTTTGAAGTGGCAGCCGAAGAAGACGGGAAGGTGTTAATTGACTTAACAAGCTTTTTACTCAGAGATGCTCATGGAGTAACTAACACGCTTCGTAGATCAAATCAGGGGTCCTATAGTTTGGATAAAAGCCGGTCTGCTTTATACAAAGAAGGCACCATGAACTTCCCCCAAAACACTGAGTTTGAAGCCACTCTTACCTTTGATGGGAGTAATCCCGGCGGATACGTTCGCTCGGTAGTGCCAACACCGGAAGCCATCACCGTACGTCAGCACCACTCGTTTATTGAATTGCCGGATGATGGTTATGAGAAAAGAGCGATGGATCCCCGGTCTGGATATTTCGGCATTTCATATCAGGATTATGGAACACCCATTGATCAGGATTTGACCAAACGATTTATAGCTCGCCATCGACTTGAAAAGAAAAACCCGGAAGCCGAAATGAGTGAACCGGTTGAACCGATTGTGTACTACCTGGACAATGGAACCCCCGAGCCGGTCAGAAGTGCACTGCTTGACGGTGCCCGCTGGTGGAATGAGGCTTTTGAGGCGGCCGGCTATAAAGATGCATTTATCGTAAAAATTCTCCCCGAAGATGCGCACCCGCTCGATGTCCGCTATAATGTCATTCAATGGATTCACCGTTCAACTCGCGGATGGTCGTACGGCTCCTCAGTAACCGACCCGCGCACCGGTGAAATCATAAAAGGTCATGTATCACTGGGTTCGCTGCGTGTACGGCAGGATTTCCTGATCGCGGTCGGATTGCTCGCCCCTTATGGTAATGACGAGCTCAACACGACCATGCAGGAAATGGCCCTTGCCCGAATCCGGCAGCTTTCTGCACACGAAGTAGGTCATACCATTGGAATAGCTCACAATTTTGCAGCCAGCGTTACCAACGATGCTTCCGTGATGGATTATCCACACCCGCAACCTAAGCTCGTGAATGGAGAAATAGACCTTTCTGAACCATACGATGTGGGAATTGGTGAGTGGGATAAAGTGGCCGTGGCTTACGGCTATCAGGATTTTCCGGAAGGAACCGATGAGAAAGAGGCGCTCGATGAAATTTTGGAAGAAGCCTATGACTCCGGCCTGAAGTATATCTCGGATACCGATGCCCGCCCGCAAAGCGGAGCACACCCCGATGCCCATCTCTGGGATTTTGGTTCAGATCCGGCTACCCAGTTATCAACCATCCTGGAAATCAGGAAGGAAGCACTTGAGAATTTCGGGGAAGCGAATCTGAAATCCGGAGAGCCAATGGCAGAGCTGGAAGATGCTTTAGTGCCAATGTACTTTTTTCACCGCTATCAGCTGGAAGGCACCGTGAAGTTAATTGGCGGGCTGGATTACAGTTATAATATGAAGGGAGATAATTTATCTGCCCCGAAAATAGTGGCTAAATCAACTCAGCAAAAAGCGTTGGATGAGATGCTGAAAGCTATTGAGCCGGCCACACTGGCTATTCCTGAAAATCTGCTGGAGCTTATACCCCCGCGGCCTTCTTCATTGGGCTATTCGCGTGAACTGTTTAATGGTAATGCAGGTCCGGCCATGGATGCATTAGGCATTGCTGAAACAGCTGCCGACTTACCCGTCAGCCTGATTCTGAATGCAGAACGAGCCAATCGCTTAGTTGAATACGGAGCTCGTGATAACAACCTGAGCCTGGAAACGGTTCTGGATGAACTCATCGATGCCAGCTGGAACAGAAAATCTCAAAACGGATACCTGGGATCTATTCAACGTGTGGTTAACCACGTGGTGCTGAAGAACATGATTGAACTGGCAGCAGATAATGATGCCAATCCGGTTACAAAAGCCATCACGCATAAAAAACTAACCGATCTTCAGTCCAAATTATCCGGTAAAAAAGATGCCGACAGCCAATATGCTGTTTATACCATTGGCCGGTTTTTAACCAATCCCGAAGAATTTGAGGTCGAGGATGCCCCGGCTCCGCCTCCCGGATCACCGATCGGCTCCGGCAGCATGATCTATTGTGATTTCTAA
- the aat gene encoding leucyl/phenylalanyl-tRNA--protein transferase: protein MKIIPPESLVEAYSQGIFPMAEHKKAEDVNWYTARKRGVIPIGKFHTSDNLARIIRQGRFEVRVNENFRDVVKQCANRETSWINDLIINSYDVLNQYGNACSVEAYRDGELVGGLYGVKLKAAFFGESMFKKEKWADKAALYHCHEILNKNGFLLWDTQFYTDHLAQFGCIEIDAAEYEEILDRALNKECNFLL, encoded by the coding sequence ATGAAAATCATCCCGCCGGAAAGTTTGGTGGAAGCCTACAGTCAGGGAATATTCCCCATGGCTGAGCATAAAAAGGCCGAAGATGTAAACTGGTACACGGCCCGAAAGCGTGGCGTTATTCCCATTGGCAAGTTCCACACATCAGATAACCTCGCCCGGATTATTCGGCAGGGAAGGTTTGAGGTTCGGGTAAATGAAAACTTTCGTGACGTAGTGAAACAATGTGCCAACCGGGAAACCTCATGGATTAATGATCTGATCATCAATTCCTATGATGTGCTGAACCAATATGGCAACGCCTGCAGTGTGGAGGCTTATCGGGATGGCGAACTGGTGGGAGGATTGTACGGGGTAAAGTTAAAAGCTGCTTTCTTTGGCGAGAGTATGTTTAAAAAAGAAAAGTGGGCAGACAAAGCCGCACTTTATCATTGCCACGAGATCTTAAATAAGAACGGCTTCCTGCTTTGGGATACCCAGTTCTACACCGATCACCTGGCTCAGTTTGGCTGTATCGAAATTGATGCTGCTGAATATGAAGAAATACTGGATAGAGCTCTGAATAAAGAGTGTAATTTCCTTTTGTAA
- a CDS encoding RNA polymerase sigma factor — protein sequence MEDAQLVQDFRGGNHQAFNTLVTRWQDRIHHFAYRFFASSDDAAEITQKTFIKAYHKLDTLDDVNKFGSWLYTIANNLCLDELKRAGRKRATSYEALKIAPQTETATPADGTVLRNEGLVLLHKALLQLPVEQRVVVIMKEYEGLTFREIAEILDEPENTVKSRLYYGLSALKKTFDSWNINKEVFDYE from the coding sequence ATGGAAGACGCACAACTGGTACAGGATTTTCGTGGTGGAAATCACCAGGCTTTTAATACGCTGGTAACGCGATGGCAGGATCGCATTCACCACTTTGCCTACCGGTTTTTTGCCAGTTCCGATGACGCCGCCGAGATCACTCAAAAAACATTCATCAAAGCATACCACAAACTGGATACACTGGATGATGTAAACAAGTTTGGGTCGTGGTTGTACACCATCGCCAACAACCTTTGCCTCGATGAATTGAAGCGTGCGGGCCGAAAACGAGCCACTTCTTATGAAGCGCTCAAAATTGCCCCACAAACCGAAACGGCCACTCCTGCTGATGGCACGGTTCTCCGAAACGAAGGACTGGTGCTGCTTCACAAAGCGCTCCTTCAACTACCGGTAGAGCAGCGGGTAGTGGTAATTATGAAAGAGTATGAAGGGTTAACCTTCAGAGAAATAGCAGAAATTTTAGATGAACCCGAAAACACAGTAAAGTCAAGATTGTATTACGGGTTGAGCGCACTCAAAAAGACGTTCGACTCCTGGAACATCAACAAAGAGGTGTTTGATTATGAATAA
- the ffh gene encoding signal recognition particle protein — MFEDLSSKLDKAFQSLKGEARITDVNVAETVREIRRALLDADVNYEVARQFTEDVKEQVLGSDVLTSVNPGQQFTKIVHDKLVETFGGEKADIAKADTPPTVILIAGLQGSGKTTFTGKLARHLKQEHKRNPLLAAADVYRPAAVDQLKTLASQIDVPVYSIEQKDAVRVAKEAVSMAKSLALDTVIIDIAGRLHVDEEMMNEVAEIKKAVNPHEILFVVDSMTGQDAVNTAKEFNERINYDGVVLTKLDGDTRGGAALSIKTVVNKPIKFVSTGEKLDALSPFYPDRMAQRILGMGDVVSFVEKAQKEFDEKEAEKLQQKIRSDKFDLNDFLEQIQKIKKMGDFGDLVSMIPGASKALNDTEIDDDAFKPIEAIILSMTPEERQEPELLNGSRRRRIAKGSGTTVREINQLMKQFDQMKKMMKTMSKMGKAGRALQGLKNLPIGR, encoded by the coding sequence ATGTTTGAAGATTTATCCTCAAAATTAGACAAAGCCTTTCAGTCACTGAAGGGAGAAGCACGCATCACGGATGTGAATGTAGCGGAGACTGTCCGCGAAATTCGCCGTGCATTGCTGGATGCTGACGTTAATTATGAGGTTGCCCGCCAGTTTACGGAAGATGTCAAAGAGCAGGTGCTCGGTTCTGATGTACTCACCAGTGTTAATCCCGGCCAGCAGTTCACAAAAATTGTGCACGACAAGCTGGTTGAGACCTTTGGTGGCGAAAAGGCCGACATTGCTAAAGCTGACACTCCTCCTACAGTAATTCTTATAGCTGGACTTCAGGGTTCGGGTAAAACGACCTTTACCGGTAAGTTAGCCCGACACTTAAAGCAGGAGCATAAAAGGAATCCTCTTCTTGCTGCCGCCGATGTTTATCGCCCTGCCGCTGTTGACCAGCTTAAGACACTCGCTTCGCAAATTGATGTTCCGGTGTATTCCATCGAGCAGAAAGATGCGGTTCGTGTTGCCAAAGAAGCCGTTTCCATGGCTAAAAGTTTGGCGCTCGATACGGTTATCATTGATATCGCGGGTCGTTTACACGTAGATGAGGAGATGATGAATGAGGTTGCGGAAATTAAGAAGGCCGTAAATCCTCACGAAATCCTGTTTGTGGTCGATTCCATGACCGGGCAGGATGCTGTTAACACAGCCAAAGAGTTTAACGAACGCATTAATTACGACGGCGTGGTTTTAACCAAGCTGGATGGTGACACCCGCGGTGGTGCTGCCCTTTCCATTAAGACCGTTGTAAACAAGCCCATCAAATTTGTGAGTACCGGCGAAAAGCTGGATGCTCTTTCTCCTTTTTATCCCGACCGTATGGCTCAGCGTATTCTGGGCATGGGAGATGTGGTTTCGTTTGTTGAAAAAGCTCAAAAAGAATTTGACGAGAAGGAAGCAGAAAAACTTCAGCAAAAAATTCGGTCGGATAAATTCGACCTGAACGACTTTCTCGAGCAAATTCAGAAGATCAAGAAGATGGGAGACTTCGGTGATCTTGTTTCTATGATACCCGGCGCCAGCAAAGCATTGAACGATACTGAAATCGACGATGATGCCTTCAAACCAATTGAAGCTATAATCTTATCAATGACGCCGGAGGAACGCCAGGAGCCCGAGCTGCTAAACGGAAGTCGAAGACGCCGAATAGCCAAAGGATCTGGCACCACTGTTCGTGAGATCAATCAACTCATGAAGCAGTTCGATCAAATGAAAAAAATGATGAAGACCATGTCAAAAATGGGTAAAGCCGGACGTGCTCTTCAAGGATTGAAGAATCTGCCTATCGGCCGATAA
- the rpsP gene encoding 30S ribosomal protein S16 produces MLRIRLQRKGRKKRPIWHIVVAERHEARDGRIVERVGRYDNVTEKKEVVLNEDRILYWLDTGAQPTDTVRKILRQEGVLYKRHLMNWGKSEEEIEKALAEWKEYRDSKKEDATSRKADYQEVLAAEEREYKEQLQKKAKQAAAEVEAEKAAADAEEDEAPKNEAEEIEAALEEAESDDSAEETTEAAEEETTEAEAEAKEEAADEAEEKTEAKEEAPAEDEAETEEDSAEAAEEETEEAAEEETKDEEPAEEEKEEAEEATSDKVSTDMNAKEAIDHINNTDLDDLKGFVPEDEDRVTVQRAWESKQEG; encoded by the coding sequence TTGTTAAGAATCAGATTACAACGAAAAGGACGTAAAAAACGCCCGATTTGGCATATCGTAGTAGCCGAAAGACACGAAGCTCGTGATGGACGTATCGTAGAGCGTGTGGGTCGTTACGACAACGTAACCGAGAAAAAAGAAGTGGTACTCAACGAAGACCGCATTCTTTATTGGTTAGACACCGGCGCTCAGCCTACCGACACCGTACGTAAAATCCTTCGCCAAGAAGGGGTACTGTACAAGCGTCACCTCATGAACTGGGGCAAGAGCGAAGAAGAAATTGAAAAAGCACTGGCAGAATGGAAAGAGTACAGAGACTCTAAGAAAGAAGATGCCACCAGCCGCAAAGCAGACTACCAGGAAGTGCTTGCTGCTGAAGAAAGAGAATACAAAGAGCAGCTTCAGAAAAAAGCGAAGCAAGCTGCTGCTGAAGTAGAAGCTGAAAAAGCAGCTGCCGATGCAGAAGAAGATGAAGCTCCTAAAAATGAAGCCGAAGAAATTGAAGCGGCATTAGAAGAAGCTGAGTCTGATGACTCTGCGGAAGAAACAACAGAAGCTGCCGAAGAAGAAACTACAGAAGCGGAAGCAGAAGCTAAGGAAGAAGCAGCTGATGAAGCTGAAGAAAAAACCGAAGCAAAAGAAGAAGCACCTGCAGAAGACGAAGCAGAAACAGAAGAAGATTCTGCTGAAGCTGCTGAAGAGGAAACGGAAGAAGCCGCCGAGGAAGAAACCAAAGACGAAGAGCCGGCTGAAGAAGAGAAAGAAGAAGCTGAAGAGGCAACTTCTGATAAGGTTTCCACTGACATGAATGCCAAAGAGGCGATAGATCACATCAACAACACCGATCTTGACGACCTTAAAGGATTTGTCCCGGAAGACGAAGACCGCGTGACGGTTCAGCGTGCCTGGGAAAGCAAACAAGAAGGATAA
- the rimM gene encoding ribosome maturation factor RimM (Essential for efficient processing of 16S rRNA) produces MNQDANTPGFVQVGHVERSHGLEGEVKVFFDVDDPQKVEELKVVYLRNERGDFYPARIMDFRVEGKRNKISFFVQFDHVADRTGAEALKSKGIFLETEEAEPFVYAEAETDDSLVDHEVYDGDESIGLVVDVMNNPAHPILVVATTSGSRLIPYIDHFVEDRRDGNIYCQNLDELEGI; encoded by the coding sequence ATGAATCAGGACGCCAATACACCGGGCTTTGTTCAGGTGGGGCACGTTGAACGCTCCCATGGACTTGAGGGCGAGGTCAAAGTTTTCTTTGATGTCGATGACCCGCAGAAGGTTGAAGAACTGAAGGTGGTGTATTTGCGGAATGAACGAGGCGATTTTTACCCGGCCCGAATCATGGATTTTCGGGTAGAGGGAAAAAGAAATAAAATTTCGTTCTTTGTACAATTTGACCATGTCGCTGATCGCACCGGCGCAGAAGCATTGAAAAGCAAAGGTATATTTCTGGAAACAGAGGAAGCCGAGCCTTTTGTATATGCAGAAGCTGAAACCGACGATTCATTAGTTGATCATGAAGTATATGACGGAGATGAATCAATCGGGTTGGTGGTTGATGTGATGAACAATCCGGCTCACCCTATTTTAGTAGTAGCTACTACATCGGGAAGCCGCCTGATTCCATACATCGATCATTTTGTAGAAGACCGGCGCGACGGTAACATCTATTGCCAGAACCTGGATGAACTGGAGGGAATATGA
- the trmD gene encoding tRNA (guanosine(37)-N1)-methyltransferase TrmD, protein MRIDIISAIPALLDGPLNHSIVKRAVDKELVEIHVHDLRDYTEDKHKKIDDYPYGGEPGMVLTPQPIFSCIEKLQSERDYDELIFTAPDGDVFEQPDANALSLKKNIIILCGHYKGVDQRVRDELITKEFSIGDYVLSGGELPAMVITDAVVRLLPGVLGDAGSALNDSFQDGLLEGPVYTRPAEFKGMKVPDVLLSGDHKKVAEWKQEQSEKRTKERRKDLYEKFKKEH, encoded by the coding sequence ATGAGAATTGATATTATTTCCGCCATTCCGGCTTTGCTGGATGGGCCGCTAAACCACAGTATTGTGAAGCGGGCTGTCGATAAAGAGCTGGTTGAAATTCATGTGCACGACCTTCGGGATTACACCGAAGACAAGCACAAGAAAATAGATGATTACCCCTATGGTGGCGAACCCGGAATGGTGCTTACACCGCAGCCGATATTCAGCTGCATCGAAAAGCTCCAGTCCGAACGTGATTATGACGAACTCATTTTCACTGCGCCCGATGGCGATGTTTTTGAACAGCCCGATGCAAACGCATTATCGCTCAAGAAAAACATCATCATCTTATGTGGGCACTATAAAGGCGTTGATCAGCGGGTAAGAGATGAACTCATCACCAAAGAGTTTTCCATTGGTGATTATGTGCTTTCAGGAGGTGAACTCCCGGCAATGGTTATTACTGATGCTGTTGTTCGCCTGCTCCCCGGTGTGTTGGGAGATGCAGGAAGCGCACTCAATGATTCATTTCAGGATGGACTGCTGGAAGGTCCGGTTTATACACGTCCGGCAGAGTTTAAGGGGATGAAAGTCCCGGATGTGCTGCTTTCCGGCGATCACAAAAAAGTGGCCGAATGGAAACAGGAGCAATCCGAAAAACGGACCAAAGAACGAAGAAAAGATTTGTACGAAAAATTTAAGAAAGAACATTAA
- the rplS gene encoding 50S ribosomal protein L19, translated as MDKLKLVEQSLINEDVPHFTAGDTVNVHYRVREGEKERIQQYEGVVLSERGSGPNKTFTVRKISSNVGVERVFPLNSPFIAKIEVKKKGKVRRSKLFYLRDLRGKAARIQEKGAKKQ; from the coding sequence ATGGATAAGTTAAAACTTGTAGAGCAAAGCCTGATAAATGAGGACGTTCCTCACTTTACAGCCGGAGATACTGTAAATGTTCACTACCGCGTGCGCGAGGGTGAGAAAGAGCGTATTCAGCAGTACGAAGGCGTTGTGCTTTCTGAAAGAGGAAGCGGCCCGAACAAGACGTTTACTGTTCGTAAAATCAGCAGCAACGTTGGTGTTGAGCGTGTATTTCCGCTGAACTCTCCTTTCATCGCTAAAATTGAAGTGAAGAAAAAAGGAAAAGTAAGACGTTCAAAACTATTCTATCTGCGCGACCTGCGAGGTAAAGCTGCTCGTATTCAGGAAAAAGGCGCGAAGAAACAATAA
- a CDS encoding adenylate kinase, translated as MNIILFGPPGAGKGTQAKLLQDEFNIPHLSTGDIFRAAIKNKTPLGVKVKSILDSGELVPDQTVVDLVADELSKDKYQEGYILDGFPRTVVQAEAFDAFLEKNNDELDAFILLSVPEEELIKRILSRGEGRSDDTEEKVKTRLQVYREETQPVMKHYEKQGKVQEIDGIGTIDEIFGRIKNALS; from the coding sequence ATGAATATTATTCTGTTTGGCCCTCCGGGGGCGGGAAAAGGGACTCAGGCTAAATTATTACAAGACGAGTTCAACATTCCACATCTTTCAACCGGAGATATTTTTCGGGCAGCGATCAAAAATAAAACGCCACTTGGGGTTAAGGTGAAATCTATTTTGGATTCCGGTGAATTAGTGCCTGACCAAACCGTTGTTGACCTGGTTGCAGATGAATTGAGTAAAGACAAATACCAGGAAGGGTACATTCTGGATGGTTTTCCAAGAACGGTAGTTCAGGCTGAAGCTTTTGATGCTTTTCTTGAAAAAAACAACGACGAGCTCGATGCTTTCATCCTGTTGTCGGTTCCTGAGGAGGAACTCATTAAACGAATTCTATCCCGGGGTGAAGGTCGATCGGATGACACCGAAGAAAAAGTAAAAACCCGCCTTCAGGTATATCGGGAAGAAACCCAGCCGGTAATGAAGCATTATGAAAAACAGGGTAAAGTTCAGGAGATAGATGGCATCGGAACCATCGATGAAATCTTCGGGCGAATTAAAAACGCTCTTTCCTAA
- a CDS encoding DUF1499 domain-containing protein, with amino-acid sequence MAATNKKGSGLLKWGTSLAVLGGLAVILSGYGYQWGWWHFSTGFSIIPWGTGSAILGGIIGTVGFFRMKERGQNYTIAGFTAMIIGLAALSNFGYWYLEVQKGYPPIHDITTDTVNPPEFDAIVPLRQDAPNPPQYIHVDGPAEAQREFYEGLETLNVSMDYDVAYNRALETAREMPWQVVGENKQEGRIEAYHKLPWFGFIDDVVIRVDTTATGSKIDVRSKSRIGRGDLGVNAKRIKSYFEAYQK; translated from the coding sequence ATGGCAGCAACAAACAAAAAAGGATCCGGCTTATTAAAATGGGGGACTTCTTTAGCCGTTTTGGGCGGACTGGCAGTGATCCTTTCCGGCTATGGATATCAGTGGGGTTGGTGGCACTTCAGTACCGGTTTTTCAATCATACCCTGGGGAACTGGATCAGCCATTTTAGGTGGAATTATAGGAACTGTCGGTTTTTTCAGGATGAAAGAACGAGGTCAGAATTATACCATCGCCGGTTTCACTGCAATGATTATCGGGTTGGCTGCATTATCAAATTTTGGTTACTGGTACTTGGAAGTTCAGAAAGGATACCCACCTATCCACGATATCACAACGGATACAGTAAACCCGCCAGAGTTTGATGCCATTGTTCCTCTCCGGCAAGATGCTCCAAATCCCCCGCAATATATTCATGTGGACGGCCCGGCCGAAGCCCAAAGAGAATTTTATGAAGGGCTGGAAACGCTGAACGTTTCAATGGATTATGATGTGGCTTATAACCGTGCTCTTGAAACAGCGCGTGAAATGCCCTGGCAAGTTGTAGGTGAAAATAAGCAGGAAGGACGAATAGAAGCTTACCACAAATTGCCCTGGTTTGGGTTTATTGATGATGTTGTGATTAGGGTTGATACCACCGCAACGGGAAGCAAGATAGATGTGCGATCGAAGTCAAGAATTGGAAGAGGCGATTTAGGGGTGAATGCAAAACGCATTAAATCCTACTTTGAAGCTTATCAGAAATAA